The sequence AGTTCGCCGTAGCCGCGCAAATCCGCTTTGATGGCTTCAAGGCGTTCGGTGCTGTCGAGGGTCATCGAAACCGAAACTTCAGAAGTCGTGACCACGTCAACCGAAGTTTGATGGCGTTCAAAGACTTCAAACAGGGCGCGCAAAAAACCATGCGCCATCAGCATTCGCGTCGAATTGACATTGACCACCGTGACCTTGCGTTTAAAAGCAATCGCCTTGATGGAATTTTTTGACGGCGGCGACTCGGCTAAAATCACCGTGCCTTCACAACTCGGATTTTTGGTGTTGAAGATATGCACCGGAATGCCTTTTTCAACCGCGGGCAAAACCGTACTCGGATGCAAGACTTTTGCGCCGAAATAAGAAAGCTCGGCGGCTTCTTCAAATGAAATGACGCGAATGCGCCGCACATCGCTAACGACTCGCGGGTCTGAGGTCAGAAGCCCGTCAACATCTGTCCAGATTTCGATGGCATCGGCAGCGAGCGCCGCGCCGATAATCGCCGCCGAATAATCGCTGCCGCCGCGTCCGATGGTGGTTGTGATGCCGTCTGTCGTTGAACCGATGAACCCTTGCGCTACGGGAACGCGACCGCTTTCGATGATGTGGGCGAGCGCCGCGCGTGTGCGCATCTCTGTGGCTTCCAGACGCGGCGCGGCGCTGGTGAATTTATCGTCGGTGATGACGAAACTGCGCGAATCGACGAGTTCCGCGTGAATGCCGTTTGCCTGAAAGGCGGCGCTGATGATGAGCGATGACAGGCGTTCGCCGAACGACACAATCGCGTCCTGACTGCGCGGCGTCAGTTCGCCAAGCGTGGCAACCGAATGCGCCAGGTTATCGAGTTCGGAAAAATATTTATGAATGTTTTGTTCAACGTATTCGAGCAGATTGGCGGAACCTGCCGACGATAAAAGTTCACGCGCGGTTGCCAGATGTCTCGTGAGCAGGTCATCGATAACGACGCGCGCTTCATCATAACGCCGAGACTGGGCGGTATGAGCAATCTTGAGTAGCGCGTCGGTGACCCGCGACATCGCCGACACCACGACTACGGGTTTTTGCGAAAGTTTGCTCTTAACAATTTCAGTGGTTTGGTTAATCGCTGCGGCATCCTGCACAGAAGTGCCGCCAAATTTCATGACAATCATTTTCTCTTTTCAATACCCGTTTCGTTTTTTTAGTCGGTAAGATTAAATCAATCCCCAGGTTTTCACGACATCGAGAATCGGGGGCAAGCTCTCTTGCCACAACCAATCGACTTTCAAAGTTAATCCTGCAAGCGTGCGACTGTGATAGACGCCGGTTTCATCCGGGGTTATGGCTTCGTAGGTTTTATCTTCCCCCAGACAATAAAACTCGGCTTTTTTGCGCATCGGGTCAATCAACCAATATTCGCGCACGCCGCCTTCTTCGTACTCGTAAAATTTTTCGCCGCGATCACGCACGCGACTTTCGGGGCTGATGATTTCAACCACCAAATCGGCAGGTCCTTCGAGATAATTCTTTTTGAGTCGCGCGAGATTTTCTTTAGCAACAAACAGAATGTCGGGTGAGCGACCATTCAAATGCGGCGCAGTTTTCATATTGAAGGGGTCGTAACGAATCTCTCCCAGATTTTTCGTTTCAACCCAGATACGAAATAATGCAATCAGAAAACTCCCAATGATTTGATGCAAACTTGAAACTGTTCCCATAAACACCACCTCGCCGTTTACCCATTCAACATGTTGTTTATCATCCGCCCATTGCAAAAATTCTTCATAAGTCATCTTGAGCGGAGAAACGACGGTTGGCAGATTCTTGGATGATGCAACTTTTAATTCCTGAACCATAAAGCCTCCTTGAACCGGAGATTCGCCAAAGACGAAAGCCATCGTCATTGTAGCACGATTTTTTGCTTCCGCTTTTGGCGGTTGCTGAGTGCCCTGTAAAAACCGTTGATTGAATCAACCAACTTACAAGATAAAATCCGCAATTCGCAATCCGCAATTGCAGCTTTTGCCTTTTGTGAGCCTTTTTGTTACTCTCGCATATCAATAAACCTGCTCTTCACACACGGGTTTTTATGAAAAAAAAAGACCTTTATTTCATCATCGGCGCGATTGTCATCATCGGCATTTTCGTTTATCTGTCTTACATCGGACGAAAAGCCAAACCGCTGACGGCGATTACTGAACACGCAGGCATCACCGACAAAACCGAACCGGCTTCATGTCTTCCGTGTCACGCGCCGGATTCCAACGTCAAACCGATGCCGGAACACCATCCGAAGAAGGGTCGTCCGCCCGACAAATCCAGTTGTTTTATGTGTCATAAACCGCCCGCGTCAGCGAGCGCCCTATTTTTACCTACTTTTTCTAAAGCTATATCGGAGGGAAAATTTAAATGGCAAAGCCAGCAGCAAAAATAAAACATGAATGCAATTTTATAAACGGCAAGTGGGTCGCCCCCGCTTCCGGTGAGTACCTTGAAAACCGCAACCCCGCAGATACGCGCGAACTCGTCGGGCGTTTTCCGGCTTCAAACGCCGAAGACGTCAATCAGGCGGTCGCCGCCGCCAAAGCCGCTTTTCAAATATGGCGCAAAACTCCTGCGCCGCGTCGCGCCGAAATTCTTTTCAAAGCCGGTGAAATTTTAATCCGTCGCAAAGATGAATTCGCCCGCGCTATGACCCGCGAAATGGGCAAAGTTCTTAAAGAGACCAGCGGCGATGTGCAGGAAGCCATCGATATGACTTACTTCATCGCCGGTGAAGGTCGCCGCCTGCACGGGTACACCACGAAAGCGGAACTGCCGAACAAAACCGCGATGTGCGTGCGCGAACCCATAGGCGTTTGCGGACTGATTACGCCGTGGAATTTTCCAATGGCAATTCCGTCGTGGAAAATTTTACCGGCGCTCATTTGCGGCAATACCGTGGTCATCAAACCCGCAGAAGACACGCCGCTTTCGACCTATAATTTCGTCGAAGCCTTAATTGAAGCAGGCGTTCCCGCAGGCGTCGTCAACATCGTTTCCGGTTACGGCGAAGCGGCAGGCGCGGCGCTTACCAATCACCCCGATGTGCGCTTGATTTCGTTTACGGGTTCAACCGACACCGGGCGCATTGTGGCAACCGCCGCCGCGCAAACCGACAAGATTTGCTCGCTTGAGATGGGCGGCAAAAATGTCGTGATGGTGATGGAAGACGCCGACCTTGAACTCGCGGTTGAAGGCGTTTTGTGGGGCGCGTTTGGCACTTCGGGTCAACGTTGCACCGCAGCCTCGCGCGTCGTAGTGCATAAACGGGTCGCCAAAAAATTCACCCAGATGTTAGTCGAAGGCGCAAAAACTTTGCGACTCGGCAATGGACTCGGCAATAAAACCGATGTCGGTCCGGTCATCAACGAAGAGGCGATGAATAAAATTCTCGGCTACATCGAAATCGGCAAAACCGCAGACCGCGCTAAACTCTTGTGTGGCGGCAATCGCGCCACCAAAGGCGAGTTGAAATACGGTTATTTCATCGAGCCGACCATATTTGGCGGCGTCAAGCCTGCGATGCGCATCGCCCAGGAAGAGATTTTCGGACCCGTGCTTTCGATTATCGAATGCAAAGATTTGCAAGACGCCGTCACCATTGCCAACAGCGTGAAATATGGGCTTTCGGCTTCGATTTACACGCGTGATGTCAATCGCGCTTACCAGGCAATGGAAGATTTGCAGACCGGAATTTTTTATGTCAACGCTTCGACCATCGGCGCAGAAGTTCACTTGCCGTTTGGCGGCGTGAAAGCCACCGGCAACGGTCATCGCGAAGGCGGCTTACAGGTCTTGGATATTTTCTCCGAGTGGAAAGCCGTTTACGTCGATTATTCGGGCAAATTGCAACGCGCCCAGATTGATAACCAGTGAATTAGTTCGTAGTCCGTAGTCCGTAGCCTTTGTTTTTGAGTTTTTTGCCGTAAACGAAAGATTGTGATGATGAAATAACTATGGACTATGGACTACGGACTACGGACTTCCTGCTTATTCAACTTAGGTCTGGAAGTCCGTAGCGCAATGCAGGCATTTCGTGAAACCGAATTGGCAAAAAGCCTGAACGCGGTTTATCAAATCGAAGGCAATAAGCGCGTTGACATTTCTGAAGTGACTCAAGTGCTGCGCGATTGAAATAGAAACCCCCCTTCACCATGCAACGGGCTTCAACTTATAAAAATCTCTCCGCGCCGTTTCGTTATTCCTGCAAAACATCGTAAAATCGAAACTCATAAATCAGCCTTATTACAAAATAAATCTGGAGACTTACGAATGAAAATCGGACTACCAAAGGAAGTGAAAGATAATGAAAATCGCGTCGGACTCACGCCTGCCGGGGTCAAAGCCCTCACCGACGCCGGACACGCTGTCCTGGTGCAGAAATCCGCAGGCGAAGGTTCGGGCATCACCGACGCCGAATACGCGCAAGCGGGCGGGCACCTGGTTGACCCCGCCGCCGAAGCCTGGGACGTCGATATGGTCGTCAAGGTCAAAGAACCGATCCCTGCGGAATACGGTTTTTTGCGTGAAAATCTTTTGCTTTTTACTTACTTGCATCTGGCTCCCGCGCGTGAACTCACCAAAGCATTACTTGATAGCGGCACCAT comes from Acidobacteriota bacterium and encodes:
- the lysC gene encoding lysine-sensitive aspartokinase 3, translated to MIVMKFGGTSVQDAAAINQTTEIVKSKLSQKPVVVVSAMSRVTDALLKIAHTAQSRRYDEARVVIDDLLTRHLATARELLSSAGSANLLEYVEQNIHKYFSELDNLAHSVATLGELTPRSQDAIVSFGERLSSLIISAAFQANGIHAELVDSRSFVITDDKFTSAAPRLEATEMRTRAALAHIIESGRVPVAQGFIGSTTDGITTTIGRGGSDYSAAIIGAALAADAIEIWTDVDGLLTSDPRVVSDVRRIRVISFEEAAELSYFGAKVLHPSTVLPAVEKGIPVHIFNTKNPSCEGTVILAESPPSKNSIKAIAFKRKVTVVNVNSTRMLMAHGFLRALFEVFERHQTSVDVVTTSEVSVSMTLDSTERLEAIKADLRGYGELSIETHKAIVCVVGDNLKFKPGVAGKLFSALGDVNIHMISQGASEINLTFVIEDRDVEQVARKLHSEFFTEIDPAVFA
- a CDS encoding Uma2 family endonuclease; translated protein: MVQELKVASSKNLPTVVSPLKMTYEEFLQWADDKQHVEWVNGEVVFMGTVSSLHQIIGSFLIALFRIWVETKNLGEIRYDPFNMKTAPHLNGRSPDILFVAKENLARLKKNYLEGPADLVVEIISPESRVRDRGEKFYEYEEGGVREYWLIDPMRKKAEFYCLGEDKTYEAITPDETGVYHSRTLAGLTLKVDWLWQESLPPILDVVKTWGLI
- a CDS encoding aldehyde dehydrogenase family protein; this translates as MAKPAAKIKHECNFINGKWVAPASGEYLENRNPADTRELVGRFPASNAEDVNQAVAAAKAAFQIWRKTPAPRRAEILFKAGEILIRRKDEFARAMTREMGKVLKETSGDVQEAIDMTYFIAGEGRRLHGYTTKAELPNKTAMCVREPIGVCGLITPWNFPMAIPSWKILPALICGNTVVIKPAEDTPLSTYNFVEALIEAGVPAGVVNIVSGYGEAAGAALTNHPDVRLISFTGSTDTGRIVATAAAQTDKICSLEMGGKNVVMVMEDADLELAVEGVLWGAFGTSGQRCTAASRVVVHKRVAKKFTQMLVEGAKTLRLGNGLGNKTDVGPVINEEAMNKILGYIEIGKTADRAKLLCGGNRATKGELKYGYFIEPTIFGGVKPAMRIAQEEIFGPVLSIIECKDLQDAVTIANSVKYGLSASIYTRDVNRAYQAMEDLQTGIFYVNASTIGAEVHLPFGGVKATGNGHREGGLQVLDIFSEWKAVYVDYSGKLQRAQIDNQ